In the Flavisolibacter tropicus genome, one interval contains:
- a CDS encoding universal stress protein, producing the protein MNKIVIAFDGTLFSDGAFALARELNQMHPILLTGVFVPQVNYANLWSYGTAMAGPGFIPLVEEEETEAIQKTIQQFEELCQRYGIKYTIHKDFYDFALPELKKESRYADLLIISSERFYENMLKNSTNEYMEDAIHHAECPVIVIPEAFNFPTRNILAYDGNPSSVYAIKQFAYLFPDLCQNETLLVYVSKDEKEGLPSEEHITELVSHHFPNLNIERLQIDSRKHFATWLNEESNAFLVCGAYAKSGFASMFHKSFVSEAIGSHRLPVFIAHK; encoded by the coding sequence ATGAATAAAATTGTCATTGCCTTTGATGGCACTTTGTTTTCAGATGGAGCTTTTGCGCTGGCCCGCGAACTCAATCAAATGCATCCAATTCTGCTTACTGGCGTATTTGTACCACAGGTAAATTATGCCAACTTATGGAGTTATGGTACTGCCATGGCTGGCCCAGGCTTTATCCCATTAGTCGAAGAAGAAGAAACTGAAGCTATTCAAAAAACGATTCAGCAGTTTGAAGAATTATGCCAGCGCTATGGCATTAAATACACCATTCATAAGGACTTCTATGACTTCGCACTTCCCGAGCTTAAAAAAGAATCCAGGTATGCTGATCTATTAATTATTAGTAGTGAAAGGTTCTATGAAAACATGTTGAAGAACTCGACCAATGAGTATATGGAAGATGCTATCCACCATGCTGAATGCCCTGTTATTGTAATTCCTGAAGCCTTTAACTTCCCTACTCGTAATATTTTGGCCTACGATGGCAATCCTTCTTCCGTTTATGCCATTAAACAATTCGCTTACCTTTTTCCAGACTTGTGCCAGAATGAAACACTATTGGTCTATGTAAGTAAAGACGAGAAGGAGGGCTTACCTTCTGAAGAACACATCACAGAATTGGTTTCGCATCACTTCCCTAATTTAAATATTGAACGGCTGCAGATCGATTCCAGAAAACATTTTGCTACCTGGTTAAACGAAGAATCCAATGCATTCTTAGTCTGTGGCGCCTATGCCAAATCTGGCTTTGCTTCTATGTTTCATAAAAGCTTTGTAAGTGAAGCCATAGGCTCACATCGATTGCCAGTATTTATTGCACATAAATAA
- a CDS encoding response regulator has protein sequence MKKILVIEDNISLLENTAELLELSNYHVLTAENGRQGIEVAIKEKPDLILCDIMMPEVDGYGVLQVLNQHSDLSRTPFIFLSAKSDRSDFRKGMDLGADDYISKPFTATELLNAIQRRLQKSESIRQVFAKGIKDDNQLYLSVSGEQTLNHFIDGRGISNFKKKQVVYFEGNHPLFLFHVKKGKVKTFKTNDDGKELITGLYNSGEFFGYVSMLEGATYKETAQAVEDAELISIPKSEFEELIYHNAEVAKSFIKLLSHNLVEKEQQLLNIAYNSLRKKVADALLLMKEKLSYAQPEGLHSIQLSRENMAAIAGTATESFIRTLTDFKNEKLIDIKDGHIVILNEVKLKNMRN, from the coding sequence ATGAAAAAGATTCTTGTTATAGAAGATAATATTTCTCTGTTGGAAAATACGGCAGAGCTACTTGAGCTCTCGAATTATCATGTGTTAACGGCAGAAAATGGCAGACAGGGGATTGAAGTGGCTATCAAAGAAAAGCCCGATCTGATATTGTGTGATATCATGATGCCCGAAGTGGATGGATATGGTGTGCTGCAAGTACTCAATCAACATTCAGATCTCAGTCGCACACCTTTTATTTTCTTATCGGCAAAGTCGGATCGTAGTGATTTCCGGAAAGGAATGGATCTTGGTGCTGATGATTACATATCAAAACCATTTACAGCTACAGAGCTATTGAATGCCATACAGCGGCGGCTTCAGAAGTCAGAATCCATCAGGCAGGTATTTGCTAAAGGGATTAAAGACGATAATCAGCTATACTTGTCCGTTTCAGGAGAGCAGACGCTTAACCATTTTATTGATGGGAGAGGGATCAGTAATTTTAAAAAGAAACAAGTAGTTTATTTTGAAGGAAATCATCCTTTATTTCTTTTTCATGTAAAAAAAGGTAAGGTAAAAACCTTCAAAACGAATGATGATGGTAAAGAGTTGATAACCGGGTTATATAATTCCGGTGAGTTTTTTGGGTATGTCTCTATGTTAGAAGGTGCCACTTATAAAGAAACAGCGCAAGCAGTAGAAGATGCAGAACTGATTTCTATACCCAAGTCTGAATTTGAAGAATTGATTTATCATAATGCAGAGGTAGCTAAATCCTTTATTAAGTTGCTATCACATAACCTGGTTGAAAAGGAGCAACAGTTACTAAACATAGCCTATAACTCCTTACGCAAAAAAGTAGCCGATGCCCTTTTGCTTATGAAGGAGAAACTATCTTACGCACAACCCGAAGGCTTGCATTCCATTCAATTAAGCCGCGAAAATATGGCTGCCATAGCCGGAACGGCAACGGAATCGTTTATTCGCACGTTAACAGATTTTAAAAATGAAAAGCTGATTGATATAAAGGATGGACATATTGTTATTCTAAATGAAGTCAAGCTTAAAAATATGCGCAATTAA
- a CDS encoding glucokinase, with protein sequence MKPVFISKTRKPFVNITLLAGDIGAIKTNLALIRFNRDSFSVLNQQGFHTKDFASIHEMLQAFSQGTERPEVISLGVAGPVQNDKVVLTNVHWEIDAAHLSQLWDNTPVFLLNDIEAMAFGLGTLKPEDIHTIYMGNEGGQGNMAVLSPEAGLGEAGLFWDGESHYPFATEGGHCDFAPRTPLDVEFYTYLQKKFSHVSWERVISEAGIYAIFQFLRDKKEREEPAWLAEKLLVHNPAEVIGEYATACSICNETMEHFFRYLAYESANIALKLKATGGIFLGGSLLRQNSHLVDKHVFHRNFCSSGRLHAFLEAIPIHVLANDKLALLGAAYYATHVAVPDPTGHLATL encoded by the coding sequence ATGAAACCGGTTTTCATATCCAAAACACGCAAACCATTTGTAAACATAACACTGCTAGCAGGTGATATTGGGGCTATCAAAACTAATTTGGCTTTAATCCGCTTTAATAGAGATAGTTTTTCGGTATTAAATCAACAAGGATTTCATACTAAAGATTTTGCAAGCATTCATGAAATGCTGCAAGCCTTCAGCCAAGGAACTGAAAGGCCCGAAGTAATTAGCCTGGGAGTAGCAGGACCCGTGCAGAACGACAAAGTAGTACTAACCAATGTGCATTGGGAGATTGACGCTGCTCATTTATCTCAACTGTGGGATAACACTCCTGTTTTCCTGCTTAACGATATTGAAGCAATGGCTTTTGGTTTAGGAACGCTAAAACCAGAAGACATTCATACAATTTATATGGGAAATGAAGGTGGACAAGGAAACATGGCCGTCCTATCACCTGAAGCAGGATTGGGAGAAGCCGGACTGTTTTGGGATGGAGAAAGCCATTACCCTTTTGCAACAGAAGGAGGTCATTGCGATTTTGCTCCACGCACACCTTTAGATGTTGAATTTTACACGTATTTACAGAAGAAGTTTAGTCATGTAAGTTGGGAACGTGTTATTAGCGAAGCTGGTATTTACGCCATCTTTCAATTTCTACGTGACAAAAAAGAAAGGGAGGAACCTGCCTGGCTGGCTGAAAAATTACTGGTTCATAACCCGGCTGAAGTAATTGGCGAATATGCTACAGCCTGTTCTATTTGCAATGAAACCATGGAGCATTTTTTCCGCTACCTGGCATACGAAAGTGCCAACATAGCTTTAAAGTTAAAAGCCACGGGTGGCATTTTCTTGGGAGGCAGTTTATTAAGACAGAACAGTCACTTGGTGGACAAACATGTTTTCCACAGAAATTTTTGTAGCAGCGGGCGGCTACACGCCTTTCTGGAAGCAATTCCTATTCATGTATTGGCCAATGACAAATTAGCTTTACTAGGAGCAGCTTACTATGCTACTCACGTTGCAGTACCTGATCCTACCGGGCATTTGGCCACCTTATAG
- a CDS encoding efflux RND transporter periplasmic adaptor subunit, whose amino-acid sequence MYLLRSPLVFLLLLISCKSKQEQTQPTIENITESVYASGIVKSKNQYQVFSTSNGLIKDIMVTEGDLVQKGTPIIRIENETAQLSAENARLAADYTSVSANADKLQELRINIDLTKSKLNNDSLLMVRQHNLWAQGIGSRNELDQRDLVYQNSKTAYEAAVLRYRDLQRQVSFSAQQSQKNLQISNKLASDFTIKSETNGKVYNILKEKGEMVNMQTPIAIIGDATSFLLELQVDEYDIAQIRLGQKVLVTMDSYKGKTFEASISKINPIMNERSRSFTVEATFITAPPSLYPNLTVESNVLIQTKANALTIPRSFLINDSFVMLANKEKIKVTTGLKDYKKVEILKGLAASDFIIKPVK is encoded by the coding sequence ATGTACCTTTTACGATCACCGTTAGTTTTCCTACTCCTACTCATTTCCTGTAAAAGCAAGCAGGAGCAAACACAACCCACTATTGAAAACATTACCGAATCGGTTTACGCCTCTGGTATCGTTAAAAGCAAAAACCAATACCAGGTTTTTTCAACCTCTAATGGTCTTATAAAGGACATAATGGTAACAGAAGGTGATCTTGTACAAAAAGGAACGCCGATCATCCGTATTGAAAACGAAACAGCACAATTGAGTGCTGAGAACGCACGACTGGCTGCCGATTACACATCTGTAAGTGCCAATGCAGATAAGCTACAAGAACTACGGATCAATATTGACCTGACTAAAAGCAAATTGAACAACGACTCGCTGCTCATGGTAAGGCAACACAACCTTTGGGCGCAGGGAATAGGCTCACGCAATGAACTGGACCAACGGGATTTGGTTTATCAGAATTCTAAAACGGCCTATGAGGCTGCAGTTCTTCGTTACAGAGACCTGCAAAGACAAGTAAGCTTTTCAGCACAGCAATCGCAAAAAAATCTTCAAATCAGTAACAAGCTAGCTAGCGATTTTACTATTAAGAGTGAAACCAATGGTAAAGTCTATAATATTTTGAAAGAAAAAGGTGAAATGGTAAATATGCAGACTCCAATTGCTATAATAGGAGACGCTACAAGCTTTCTGTTAGAACTGCAGGTTGATGAATATGATATAGCACAAATACGGCTTGGCCAAAAAGTATTGGTGACTATGGACAGTTATAAAGGCAAAACATTTGAAGCCAGCATTAGTAAGATCAACCCGATCATGAATGAGCGCTCTCGTTCCTTTACAGTAGAAGCCACCTTTATTACAGCACCACCTTCACTTTATCCCAACCTGACAGTAGAATCAAACGTACTGATTCAAACGAAGGCCAATGCACTGACTATTCCTCGCAGTTTTCTTATCAACGACTCTTTCGTAATGTTAGCCAATAAAGAAAAAATAAAAGTGACAACAGGCTTGAAAGATTACAAAAAAGTAGAAATACTAAAGGGACTGGCTGCTTCTGATTTCATTATTAAGCCTGTAAAATGA
- a CDS encoding ABC transporter permease, with amino-acid sequence MNTKLILSIAKSLLLARWRQTLVAAIGVTFSIAMFITLLSFMTGLNAMLDGLIVNRLPHVRLYNEVKPRVQQPINTSVEYKQYYNFVRSVKATNIRQELYNSGAIIQAVQKDDRILGLAPRLTTQVFFNEGTIDVTGMINGIDVEAESQLFHFSDYMVGGDAQDLKTVSSSIVLGKPLAANLNVEIGDVVQITTANGERFPLRVVGYFQSGIQDFDKLQSYTSIATVQKLLGKPGNYITDINIKLKDIAEAPAVAKEYRQLFNTDAEDIQTANSQFETGNFIRTLISYTVGITLLIVAGFGIYNILNMMIYEKMDSIAILKATGFSGKDVKRIFLSIAISIGFFGGMVGLLLGFVLSVIIDQIPFITEALPTITTFPINYDPTFYFIGSSFSLITTYMAGWFPARKASKVDPVIIIRGK; translated from the coding sequence ATGAACACTAAGTTAATTTTAAGCATTGCTAAATCTTTATTGTTAGCCCGGTGGCGACAAACGCTGGTTGCAGCTATAGGTGTTACTTTCAGTATTGCCATGTTTATTACACTATTAAGCTTTATGACTGGCCTAAATGCTATGCTTGATGGTTTAATTGTTAACCGACTCCCGCATGTGCGATTGTATAATGAAGTGAAACCTCGTGTACAACAACCTATCAATACTTCTGTTGAATACAAGCAGTATTACAACTTTGTAAGGTCTGTAAAAGCAACCAACATCCGCCAGGAGCTATATAATAGTGGTGCCATTATACAGGCGGTACAAAAAGATGATCGCATATTAGGCCTAGCACCGCGGCTTACCACACAGGTATTTTTTAATGAAGGAACAATTGATGTTACAGGAATGATCAATGGCATTGATGTAGAAGCGGAAAGCCAGCTATTTCATTTTAGCGACTATATGGTTGGAGGAGATGCACAGGATCTAAAAACGGTATCCAGCAGTATTGTGTTAGGCAAACCACTAGCCGCCAACCTGAATGTAGAAATTGGTGATGTAGTGCAAATAACTACTGCTAATGGCGAACGCTTTCCCTTACGCGTTGTCGGCTATTTTCAATCGGGCATCCAGGATTTTGATAAATTACAGAGCTATACCTCCATTGCCACTGTACAAAAACTGCTTGGCAAACCGGGAAACTATATAACAGATATCAATATCAAATTAAAAGATATAGCGGAGGCGCCAGCTGTAGCTAAGGAATACCGGCAATTATTTAATACAGATGCAGAAGATATACAAACAGCCAATTCGCAGTTTGAAACCGGCAACTTCATTCGTACACTTATTTCCTATACGGTAGGCATTACCTTGTTGATAGTAGCAGGCTTTGGCATTTATAACATCTTAAATATGATGATCTATGAGAAAATGGATTCCATTGCTATTTTAAAAGCTACTGGATTTTCAGGCAAAGACGTAAAGCGGATATTTTTATCTATTGCTATAAGCATTGGTTTTTTTGGTGGCATGGTTGGTTTACTACTTGGCTTTGTACTTTCTGTAATCATTGACCAGATTCCCTTTATTACAGAAGCCTTACCTACAATCACTACTTTTCCAATAAACTACGATCCGACCTTTTATTTTATTGGTTCGTCTTTTTCATTGATCACTACTTATATGGCAGGCTGGTTTCCTGCCCGCAAAGCCAGCAAGGTGGATCCTGTTATTATAATAAGAGGCAAATAG
- a CDS encoding ABC transporter ATP-binding protein, protein MSATILEARHINKYFHDPVTTQVLNDVTFSVKKGEFVSIVGKSGCGKSTLLYILSTMDTDYEGELLIDNEYMTNKKESQLARIRNEKIGFVFQFHYLLNEFTVLKNVMLPGLKLGNRSANEVEHKAMEWLRVLGIEHVAHKMANQVSGGEKQRVAIARSLINDPHIIMGDEPTGNLDKKNSELVFNIFKELAEEYKQTLLIVTHDPAFAEGTQRIIEMEDGKIIKQ, encoded by the coding sequence ATGAGCGCAACAATATTGGAAGCAAGACATATCAATAAGTACTTTCACGATCCGGTAACCACACAGGTCTTGAATGACGTTACCTTTTCAGTAAAAAAAGGAGAATTTGTTTCAATAGTAGGCAAATCGGGATGTGGCAAGTCTACCCTACTCTATATTCTTTCTACCATGGATACCGATTACGAAGGAGAATTACTAATAGATAATGAATACATGACTAATAAAAAGGAAAGTCAACTAGCCCGTATCCGCAATGAAAAGATTGGCTTTGTATTTCAATTCCACTACCTATTAAATGAATTTACTGTACTTAAAAATGTAATGCTACCCGGGCTAAAACTGGGCAACCGCTCTGCCAATGAAGTAGAGCACAAAGCAATGGAATGGTTACGGGTACTGGGCATAGAACATGTAGCTCATAAAATGGCGAACCAAGTGTCGGGAGGCGAAAAACAACGCGTGGCTATTGCGCGCTCCTTGATCAATGATCCGCATATCATAATGGGTGATGAACCAACAGGCAACCTGGATAAAAAGAACAGCGAGTTAGTATTCAATATTTTTAAGGAACTGGCTGAAGAATATAAACAAACCTTGCTTATTGTAACCCACGACCCCGCTTTTGCTGAAGGCACGCAGCGTATTATTGAAATGGAAGATGGAAAGATTATAAAGCAATAG
- a CDS encoding KUP/HAK/KT family potassium transporter: MGSHINSRVSAAGLLVALGIIYGDIGTSPLYVLNAVLKDRVVTDQLILGALSLVIWTLTLQTTVKYVILTLRADNRGEGGIFSLFALVRRRQKWLVFPAMIGGAALLADGMITPPISVTSAIEGLRNIEYFHNIGDHTIVGIVLTIIAVLFFMQQFGTASIGRLFGPVMSVWFVMLAVLGASHLLDDLGVFKALNPYYGINLLINYPKGFWLLGAVFLCTTGAEALYSDLGHCGKGNIRVSWIFVKSCLILNYLGQGAWLLSHYRGQTIKEELITAGFNPFYGIMPDWFVMIGIAIATSAAIIASQALISGSFTLISEAMRLNLWPKMKIKYPSEARGQLFVPGINAMLFIGCSGIVLYFQKATNMEAAYGLAITLCMLATTLLFSNYLVLHRVKPILIYLFLIVYVTIEGSFLVANLEKFPHGGYIALFVGGGLFLIMFAWFKARKIKNRYVEFVRIEDYIPKIQELSNDRTVPKYATHLVYLTSADNPKEIEHKIIHSILNRKPKRADIYWFIHVDTVDDPYTLEYEVDHVIPNDIIRVEFRLGFRVQPRINLLFQKVVEDLVTNREVNITSRYESLERRNVIGDFTFIVMEKFLSQDNELPFFERLVMRLHFWLKEISLSEERGFGLDTSNVVVEKFPLVVAPVTNIRLKRTFRKEIE, encoded by the coding sequence ATGGGTTCACATATTAATAGCAGGGTCTCTGCAGCCGGCCTTTTGGTTGCATTGGGCATTATCTATGGCGACATTGGAACTTCTCCTTTATACGTACTAAATGCAGTTTTAAAAGATAGGGTTGTCACTGACCAGCTCATACTAGGGGCTTTGTCTCTCGTAATCTGGACCCTTACCTTACAAACAACCGTTAAGTATGTCATTTTAACCCTACGAGCAGACAACCGCGGTGAGGGTGGGATCTTTTCTCTTTTTGCCTTGGTGCGGCGCCGTCAGAAATGGCTGGTATTCCCTGCTATGATTGGAGGTGCGGCTCTTTTGGCCGATGGCATGATCACACCGCCCATCTCAGTAACTTCAGCCATTGAAGGCTTACGCAACATTGAGTATTTTCACAACATTGGAGATCATACAATTGTTGGAATTGTATTAACCATCATTGCTGTCTTGTTCTTTATGCAGCAATTTGGCACCGCTTCTATAGGTCGGTTGTTCGGGCCGGTAATGTCCGTATGGTTTGTAATGCTGGCCGTTTTAGGTGCTAGCCATCTATTGGATGACCTGGGTGTATTTAAAGCCCTCAACCCTTACTATGGCATTAATTTACTGATCAACTACCCCAAAGGATTCTGGCTACTAGGCGCTGTGTTTTTGTGTACAACAGGTGCTGAAGCCCTATATTCTGACCTTGGCCATTGTGGCAAGGGCAACATCCGTGTATCCTGGATCTTTGTAAAAAGCTGTTTGATCCTGAACTACCTTGGCCAGGGTGCCTGGTTATTATCTCATTACAGAGGACAGACTATAAAGGAAGAGTTGATAACCGCTGGCTTTAACCCTTTTTATGGTATCATGCCAGATTGGTTTGTGATGATAGGTATTGCTATAGCTACCAGTGCGGCTATTATTGCCAGCCAGGCCTTAATTAGTGGTTCTTTTACCCTGATCAGTGAAGCCATGCGGCTGAATCTTTGGCCAAAGATGAAGATCAAATACCCATCAGAAGCCCGGGGACAGCTTTTTGTACCAGGCATCAACGCCATGTTGTTCATTGGTTGCAGTGGTATTGTCTTATACTTCCAAAAAGCCACTAATATGGAAGCTGCTTATGGTTTGGCCATTACCCTGTGCATGTTGGCAACTACACTACTTTTTTCAAACTACCTGGTACTTCATCGGGTAAAACCTATTTTGATCTATTTATTCCTGATAGTCTATGTAACCATTGAAGGTTCATTCCTTGTAGCAAACCTTGAAAAGTTTCCACATGGCGGTTACATTGCCCTTTTTGTAGGTGGCGGCCTGTTTTTAATCATGTTTGCCTGGTTTAAAGCCCGCAAGATCAAAAACAGGTATGTGGAATTTGTACGGATTGAGGATTATATTCCCAAGATACAGGAATTGAGCAACGATCGCACTGTTCCCAAATACGCTACTCACCTTGTATACCTGACCAGCGCCGATAACCCAAAAGAGATTGAGCATAAGATAATTCACTCCATTTTAAACAGGAAACCCAAAAGAGCTGACATTTACTGGTTCATACACGTAGATACAGTTGATGATCCCTATACATTAGAATACGAGGTAGACCACGTAATTCCCAATGATATAATACGTGTTGAATTTCGCTTAGGCTTCCGCGTTCAGCCACGTATTAACCTACTCTTCCAGAAAGTAGTGGAGGATCTAGTCACTAACCGTGAAGTAAATATTACCAGCCGTTATGAAAGCCTGGAACGCAGAAATGTGATTGGGGACTTTACATTTATTGTTATGGAAAAATTCTTAAGCCAGGATAATGAACTCCCCTTCTTTGAGCGCCTGGTTATGAGGCTACACTTCTGGCTAAAAGAAATAAGCCTTTCGGAAGAACGTGGTTTTGGATTAGACACCAGCAATGTAGTCGTAGAAAAATTCCCACTTGTTGTGGCGCCAGTAACCAATATCCGTTTAAAAAGAACGTTCAGAAAAGAAATTGAATAG
- a CDS encoding dienelactone hydrolase family protein, producing the protein MLPPSKTDLSISIGNNRTVSGNLILPDNAKGLVIFSHGGASNRLSPRNKMVSDFLAQQHFGTFLFDLLTREEINDHANRHNIRLLAERLIIVSEWLLSYDQTKNIHQAYFGASTGAAAALYAAAAEGSEIAAVVCRGGRPELAMEVLPTLQAPTLFIVGSNDDDVLLLNQKALSVMHCPRRLEVIADASHLFEEKGAMEKVCLSTAGWLEQYLHPMKMLSK; encoded by the coding sequence ATGCTACCGCCAAGTAAAACAGATTTAAGTATATCAATAGGTAATAATCGAACTGTATCAGGTAATCTGATATTGCCAGATAATGCAAAGGGGTTGGTCATTTTTTCTCATGGTGGCGCTAGCAATCGATTGAGCCCAAGAAATAAGATGGTTTCAGACTTTTTGGCGCAACAACATTTCGGTACATTTTTATTTGATTTGTTAACCCGGGAAGAGATTAATGATCATGCTAATAGACATAACATACGTTTATTGGCGGAGCGGTTGATTATTGTGAGTGAATGGCTACTGTCTTATGACCAAACAAAAAACATACACCAGGCTTATTTTGGAGCTAGTACTGGTGCTGCCGCTGCTTTGTATGCGGCAGCAGCGGAGGGGTCAGAAATTGCTGCCGTTGTATGCCGTGGCGGCCGCCCAGAACTGGCAATGGAAGTATTGCCAACGCTACAAGCACCTACCTTATTTATCGTCGGTAGCAACGATGATGATGTATTGCTGTTAAATCAAAAAGCACTATCAGTTATGCATTGTCCCAGGCGGCTGGAAGTTATTGCTGATGCTTCCCATTTATTTGAAGAAAAAGGGGCCATGGAAAAAGTTTGCCTTTCCACTGCAGGTTGGTTAGAGCAATACTTGCATCCAATGAAGATGCTATCAAAATAA
- a CDS encoding ferritin-like domain-containing protein — protein MDKVHSIVSLNDLLALEASRIMQGEKELIQALPTWLHRITSSLLRNILFQYQSYIEHHAEEMTNYFIKQSETAIGKNRVMRALIDDTNEKLRHCADAEIYDACLLAAVQEINHYKISIYGTVTAYFNELGQRDTASIFLRAEKDEKRIDEQLSIQAHSDINELAKAPVIK, from the coding sequence ATGGATAAAGTTCATAGTATAGTTTCTCTGAACGACCTATTGGCTTTAGAAGCAAGTCGGATCATGCAAGGTGAAAAAGAGTTAATTCAAGCTTTGCCTACATGGCTTCATCGGATAACATCCTCCCTGTTACGTAATATTCTTTTTCAATATCAATCCTATATTGAGCATCATGCTGAAGAAATGACCAATTACTTTATTAAGCAGTCAGAAACTGCGATTGGAAAAAATAGGGTTATGCGAGCATTGATCGATGATACAAACGAGAAGTTAAGGCATTGTGCTGATGCTGAAATATATGATGCATGTTTATTGGCTGCAGTGCAGGAGATCAATCATTATAAGATTTCCATTTATGGTACCGTTACAGCTTATTTCAATGAGTTAGGGCAAAGAGATACCGCCAGCATATTCCTTAGGGCAGAAAAAGATGAAAAACGTATCGATGAGCAACTTTCAATTCAAGCGCATTCAGATATAAATGAACTGGCTAAAGCTCCAGTCATAAAATAA